The Cytophagales bacterium DNA segment TTGCCCTTCGAAAAAGTCCAGGCTTTCTCGAAACTGTTTGTGAATTATTGCAACGATGTGCCTGCCCTGGCCTCTTTTTATGGTGAAAAACCAACCATAGCAGGATTTGGAGATATCTTAAAACGCAGGCAATTTTTACCGCAAAGCCGCGAGGTATTGGTAAAGACCCTCCAATCTCAATATGAATCGCTGGAACAACATGAAGCGGTTGAACAGAACATCTCGCTTTTAGGGAAGGACAATACATTTACTGTTACCACAGGTCACCAGCTTAATCTCTACACGGGTCCGCTTTATTTTATCTATAAGATTGCTACGGTTGTGAATGCCTGTAAGCAGCTGAAGGAAGCTTATCCCGATTATGATTTTGTGCCAGTCTATTGGATGGCTTCAGAAGACCATGATTTCGAAGAGATCAATCACTTCAGCCTGTATGGCCAGAAATATTCCTGGAACAGTGACCAAACTGGTCCGGTTGGAAGATTTGATACGGCTCCGATGAATGACTTTTTGGAGGGTATTCCTGAGAAGGTACAATTATTCGAGAAGGCCTACCGGGAACATGGCACCCTTGCAGAAGCCTGTCGATGTTATGTTCATGAATTGTTTGGTGAACAAGGAGTGGTTGTAGTAGATGCCGATCATGCTGACCTTAAGGCAAAGTTTTCCCCGATCATCAAGGAAGAAGTGCTTAGCCAATCGGCACAGCCTATCGTTGAAGCAACTAATCAAAAACTGATCGAAGCGGGCTACAATTCGCAGGCTTTTTCCAGAGAGATCAATTTCTTTTACCTCGACGGCATTTCACGCGAGCGAATCGTAGAAACCGATGGCGTTTACAAAGTCAGAAATACCAAAATTTCTTTTAGTAAAGAGGAAATACTCAAGGAGATTGATGAACATCCGGAGCGGTTCAGTCCGAATGTGATCATGCGTCCGGTGTATCAGGAAGTGATTTTGCCTAATATTGGCTATACCGGAGGCCCGGCGGAAGTTGCTTATTGGTTACAACTCAAAGGCGTATTTGATCTACATCAAGTAAGCTTTCCGATCTTGTTGCCCAGAAACTTCGGCATGGTTGTCTCACGAAATATTGGCAGAAAGATCAGCAAGTTGGAATTAGGGACAGAAGACCTTTTCAAAGATATCCAGTCATTGAAATCCTGGCAGCTGGCTAAATATGGGGAGGACCATGTGCTGGACGAAGACATGGCGGCAGTTATTCAGGTTTTTGCCGGACTGAAAACCAAAGCACTCAACATTGACAAGTCCCTGGAAGGGTACATTGGTGCTGAGCAGGCCAAAGC contains these protein-coding regions:
- the bshC gene encoding bacillithiol biosynthesis cysteine-adding enzyme BshC, which translates into the protein MRVEKLPFEKVQAFSKLFVNYCNDVPALASFYGEKPTIAGFGDILKRRQFLPQSREVLVKTLQSQYESLEQHEAVEQNISLLGKDNTFTVTTGHQLNLYTGPLYFIYKIATVVNACKQLKEAYPDYDFVPVYWMASEDHDFEEINHFSLYGQKYSWNSDQTGPVGRFDTAPMNDFLEGIPEKVQLFEKAYREHGTLAEACRCYVHELFGEQGVVVVDADHADLKAKFSPIIKEEVLSQSAQPIVEATNQKLIEAGYNSQAFSREINFFYLDGISRERIVETDGVYKVRNTKISFSKEEILKEIDEHPERFSPNVIMRPVYQEVILPNIGYTGGPAEVAYWLQLKGVFDLHQVSFPILLPRNFGMVVSRNIGRKISKLELGTEDLFKDIQSLKSWQLAKYGEDHVLDEDMAAVIQVFAGLKTKALNIDKSLEGYIGAEQAKAVKNIENIQRKLKKALESKNEVAMRQIDAIKESLFPGNGLQERTLNFLTFYLEDPSFVRDLLANFDAFDMRFHVLWQE